A portion of the Sulfuriferula sp. AH1 genome contains these proteins:
- a CDS encoding site-2 protease family protein, whose protein sequence is MELNLIQKITVWAIPVIFAITLHEAAHGYVAKYFGDKTAWMLGRVTLNPLKHIDLVGTILVPLSILLMSKLLGGGFILFGWAKPVPVNFGALHHPKRNMLWVALAGPAANLIMAVFWALIIKLGISMGDNYTQPMALMGAAGIFINAILMALNLLPLPPLDGGRIALSLLPNRYAYRYAQIEPYGFYILLALMFIGWLGLILSPLLALILMFTSNFSGLSHGDLVTLIGIITS, encoded by the coding sequence ATGGAACTCAACCTGATACAAAAAATTACTGTTTGGGCGATCCCCGTCATTTTTGCGATTACGCTGCATGAAGCAGCGCATGGCTATGTAGCCAAATATTTCGGCGATAAGACCGCGTGGATGCTGGGCAGGGTGACCTTGAACCCATTGAAGCACATCGACCTGGTAGGCACGATACTGGTGCCGTTGTCGATTTTGTTAATGAGTAAATTGTTGGGCGGCGGTTTTATTTTATTTGGTTGGGCAAAGCCTGTGCCGGTCAATTTTGGCGCATTGCATCATCCCAAACGCAATATGCTTTGGGTGGCACTGGCGGGACCTGCTGCCAATCTGATCATGGCGGTTTTCTGGGCGCTGATTATCAAGCTCGGCATCAGTATGGGCGATAACTATACCCAGCCTATGGCACTTATGGGAGCAGCAGGAATATTTATCAATGCGATCCTGATGGCATTGAACCTGTTGCCATTGCCGCCGCTGGATGGTGGACGAATTGCGCTTAGTTTGCTGCCTAATCGATATGCTTATCGTTATGCCCAGATCGAGCCTTATGGTTTTTATATTTTGCTGGCTTTGATGTTCATCGGATGGCTGGGATTGATACTGAGTCCGCTGCTTGCGTTAATTCTCATGTTCACCAGCAATTTCTCCGGGTTGTCACATGGCGATTTGGTTACTCTTATTGGAATCATTACAAGTTAA
- a CDS encoding L-threonylcarbamoyladenylate synthase, whose translation MAQFFTLHPDNPQPRLIKQAVAILRDGGVIALPTDSSYAIACHLGDKHAQDRIRALRGVDDKHHFTLMCRDLSEIAVYARVDNQQFRLLKANTPGSYTFILEATREVPKRLQHPKRNTIGLRVPDHPITQALLVELDEPLLTMTLILPGETMPMHEADNIRDQLEHQLDLILDAGACGIEPTTVIDLSHGEPQLLRAGCGDLAPFGLD comes from the coding sequence ATGGCGCAGTTTTTTACACTTCACCCGGATAACCCTCAACCGCGTTTAATCAAGCAGGCGGTTGCTATCCTGCGCGATGGCGGCGTGATCGCGTTGCCGACGGATTCCAGTTATGCAATTGCCTGCCATTTGGGAGACAAGCATGCGCAGGATAGGATTCGCGCATTGCGCGGCGTGGATGACAAGCATCATTTTACCTTGATGTGTCGTGACTTATCCGAGATTGCGGTATATGCAAGGGTAGATAATCAGCAGTTTCGTCTGCTTAAAGCCAATACGCCAGGCAGTTATACCTTCATCCTTGAAGCTACCCGTGAAGTGCCTAAGCGCTTGCAGCATCCCAAACGTAATACAATAGGCCTGCGTGTACCCGATCATCCGATTACCCAGGCGTTATTGGTTGAACTGGATGAGCCTTTGTTGACGATGACGCTGATTTTGCCAGGCGAAACCATGCCTATGCATGAAGCCGATAACATTCGCGATCAACTCGAACATCAGCTGGATTTAATTCTGGATGCGGGTGCTTGTGGTATCGAGCCGACTACTGTCATAGATTTAAGCCACGGCGAGCCGCAATTGTTGCGAGCCGGATGCGGTGATTTAGCACCTTTTGGATTGGATTAA
- a CDS encoding 3',5'-nucleoside bisphosphate phosphatase → MSAQNIDLHCHSNVSDGMLPPVDLVARAAGQGVTVLALTDHDDVAGLPQARMAANELGVRLINGVEISVSWGTHTLHIVGLNIDPDHPELVAGLAAIRTGRGERAIRMAEQLAKAGIPDSLAGAYQHAENPNLIGRMHFARYMVARGLVKDVRTVFKKYLVKGKPGYVSHQWADIVDAVSWIRASGGQAVLAHPGRYQMGSGKMHELLEVFKSVGGEGIEVVTGSHTPEQYPHFANLAQKFGLLSSRGSDFHAPGEGYRDIGRLPPLPTMCTPIWQNWNCE, encoded by the coding sequence ATGTCCGCGCAAAATATTGATTTGCACTGCCATTCTAACGTATCCGATGGCATGTTGCCGCCCGTCGATTTGGTCGCTCGCGCCGCCGGTCAAGGGGTGACGGTGCTGGCGCTGACAGATCATGACGATGTGGCTGGTCTGCCGCAAGCGCGGATGGCAGCAAATGAATTGGGCGTGCGTCTAATTAATGGTGTTGAGATTTCGGTGAGCTGGGGTACGCATACCTTGCACATCGTCGGATTGAATATCGATCCCGATCATCCTGAACTCGTAGCCGGATTGGCAGCCATTCGTACCGGGCGGGGTGAGCGCGCCATTCGAATGGCCGAGCAGCTTGCCAAAGCAGGGATTCCTGACAGCCTGGCGGGTGCCTATCAGCATGCGGAGAATCCGAACCTGATCGGGCGCATGCATTTCGCTCGTTACATGGTGGCGCGAGGTTTGGTCAAAGACGTACGTACGGTATTTAAAAAATACCTGGTTAAAGGCAAGCCGGGCTACGTATCCCATCAATGGGCCGATATTGTCGATGCGGTCAGCTGGATACGCGCCAGCGGCGGACAAGCCGTGCTCGCGCATCCCGGTCGTTATCAGATGGGCAGCGGTAAAATGCATGAATTGCTGGAAGTCTTCAAGTCAGTGGGCGGCGAAGGCATAGAAGTGGTTACCGGCAGTCATACGCCTGAACAATACCCGCATTTTGCCAATTTGGCACAGAAGTTCGGTTTGTTGAGTTCGCGGGGATCGGATTTCCATGCGCCGGGGGAAGGATATCGCGATATTGGGCGGTTGCCACCGTTGCCGACGATGTGCACGCCGATTTGGCAAAACTGGAATTGTGAATAA
- a CDS encoding septation protein A has translation MKYLFDFFPILLFFIAYKFGGIYVATSVGIAASFVQIGWLLLRGKKVDTMMWLSLAIIVVFGGATLLFHDETFIKWKPTVLYWMFALGLLVSSVLFKKNVIRTMMGEQITLPEPVWRNLNLSWVLFFIVMGLANLYVAFTFNTDTWVNFKLFGSTAMMFLFIIGQGIVLNKYVDDKKP, from the coding sequence ATGAAATACTTATTCGATTTCTTTCCTATTCTGCTATTTTTTATTGCCTATAAGTTTGGTGGCATCTATGTCGCCACCAGCGTCGGCATCGCCGCAAGCTTTGTTCAGATCGGCTGGCTGCTGCTGCGCGGTAAAAAAGTAGACACGATGATGTGGCTAAGCCTGGCGATAATTGTCGTCTTTGGTGGCGCAACTTTATTATTTCATGACGAAACCTTTATCAAGTGGAAACCGACAGTCCTGTACTGGATGTTTGCATTAGGCCTGCTGGTCAGCTCGGTACTTTTCAAGAAAAACGTCATTCGCACCATGATGGGCGAGCAAATCACTCTCCCGGAACCTGTCTGGCGCAATCTTAATCTGAGCTGGGTGCTCTTTTTTATAGTAATGGGTCTTGCAAACCTCTATGTTGCCTTCACCTTCAATACGGATACTTGGGTGAATTTCAAATTATTCGGCAGCACTGCTATGATGTTCCTGTTTATCATCGGACAAGGCATCGTACTCAATAAATATGTGGATGACAAAAAACCATGA
- a CDS encoding YciI family protein: protein MSNWYAIIGEDVPGSLEKRMNARPGHISRLQILQDQGRLLVAGPFPAIDSMDPGPAGFSGSLIIAEFDSLAAAQAWADTDPYISAGVYASVTVKPYKKVLPA, encoded by the coding sequence ATGAGTAACTGGTATGCCATTATTGGAGAAGATGTGCCAGGTAGCCTGGAAAAACGCATGAACGCGCGTCCAGGCCATATCTCCCGGCTGCAAATCCTGCAAGATCAGGGCAGATTGCTTGTTGCCGGCCCCTTTCCCGCAATAGACAGCATGGATCCAGGTCCGGCAGGATTCAGCGGCAGCCTGATCATCGCAGAGTTCGATTCTCTTGCAGCTGCACAAGCATGGGCTGATACTGACCCTTATATAAGCGCGGGCGTCTATGCAAGCGTCACAGTTAAACCATACAAGAAAGTCCTTCCCGCATGA
- a CDS encoding BolA family transcriptional regulator, translating into MNTVELMQEKLAILQPSLLEIEDESAQHAGHAGAKSGGGHYRLHIVSQAFAQQNTLARHRLVYATLGNLMQNKIHALSITAYSPEEI; encoded by the coding sequence ATGAATACTGTGGAACTAATGCAGGAAAAACTAGCCATACTGCAACCAAGCCTGCTGGAAATCGAAGACGAAAGCGCACAACACGCCGGCCATGCTGGTGCCAAAAGCGGCGGCGGACATTACCGCTTACACATCGTCTCCCAGGCTTTTGCACAACAAAATACTTTAGCGCGTCATCGCTTGGTATATGCAACACTGGGCAATTTAATGCAAAATAAAATTCACGCGCTAAGCATCACAGCGTATAGCCCTGAAGAAATTTAA
- a CDS encoding peptidylprolyl isomerase — MHLKKIAIATVCALGLTALTGCNAAEDNKTATAKTPASTNSKAFAVINGVAIPQAQFDVLKQDRAAQGQPMNDQTSAALRDSLINAEILAQEAKKKGLDKDPTIQTRLDLAKTQMLAQAFIADYVKSHPITEEAMKAEYERVKGMMGTKEYEVQHILVDNEAEAKDIIAQLGKKAKFEDLAKKKSKDSSAANGGKLGWVAPGNLVKEFSDAMVQLKKGEYTKTPVHTKFGWHIIRVDDIRDLKLPPYDQIKDQLRTDMEQQAVKKLVTDLRAGAKVE, encoded by the coding sequence ATGCACTTAAAAAAAATAGCTATCGCTACCGTTTGCGCACTTGGATTGACTGCGCTCACCGGTTGTAATGCTGCCGAAGATAATAAAACAGCAACCGCAAAAACTCCTGCAAGCACCAATTCCAAAGCATTTGCGGTCATCAATGGCGTTGCCATTCCTCAAGCGCAGTTCGACGTTCTCAAGCAGGACCGTGCCGCGCAAGGCCAGCCCATGAACGATCAGACATCCGCCGCCTTACGCGACAGCCTGATCAATGCCGAGATCCTGGCTCAGGAAGCCAAGAAAAAAGGTCTGGACAAGGACCCAACCATTCAAACCCGTCTTGATTTAGCCAAAACCCAGATGTTGGCCCAAGCGTTCATTGCTGACTATGTCAAATCGCATCCGATTACCGAAGAAGCGATGAAAGCCGAATACGAACGTGTCAAAGGCATGATGGGCACCAAGGAATACGAAGTTCAACACATCCTCGTTGATAACGAAGCTGAAGCCAAAGACATCATCGCCCAGCTAGGCAAAAAAGCCAAATTTGAAGACTTGGCCAAGAAAAAATCCAAAGACTCCTCAGCAGCGAACGGCGGAAAATTGGGTTGGGTTGCTCCGGGCAATCTGGTTAAGGAATTCTCCGATGCCATGGTACAGCTGAAAAAAGGCGAATATACAAAAACGCCAGTCCATACCAAATTCGGTTGGCACATTATCCGTGTCGATGATATCCGCGATCTGAAACTGCCACCTTACGATCAAATTAAAGATCAGTTGCGTACCGATATGGAACAGCAAGCAGTGAAAAAACTAGTTACAGATTTACGAGCAGGTGCTAAAGTAGAATAA
- the hfq gene encoding RNA chaperone Hfq encodes MKNLQDQFLNALRKEHVLVSVFLVNGIKLVGKIESFDQYMVMLKGHDNVSQAIFKHAISTLSPSRQINIDTNPVE; translated from the coding sequence ATGAAAAACTTACAAGATCAATTTCTCAATGCCCTGCGTAAAGAGCATGTACTCGTTTCCGTGTTTCTGGTAAACGGCATTAAACTGGTTGGAAAAATTGAATCCTTTGATCAATACATGGTAATGCTAAAAGGCCATGACAATGTCAGCCAGGCTATTTTCAAACACGCCATCTCCACACTTTCACCTTCACGGCAAATCAACATCGATACCAACCCCGTGGAATAG